The genomic stretch aatatgtaatattctttaggaaacaataaatatcttaaaccatatgggtgggtggtacctacatgTGGTGGGCTTGCTCAAATTAACACTaagtactataaaaatatatgaacattATACCTATAGTATTATCTCGGTTTAGATCATAGCTGAGAAGATTCCGTTCAGCTTCGAGGACCATCTTTTTAAAACTACTTGCATCTCTCAGTCGAAGAATGCATGTTGTGCATATCAATGTGCTCTTTCGAGAATTTGTTGAGAGctgcaaaattattattaaatattttttaattgattctaatttttaaatactgtcAAATGCACTTAGCATTATGCCTTGTTCATGAAATGGCTGTTATGTTAAAATTGAGATAAGAAATTGGTCtgtataaaaatagaagtttatttttttgaaatattagtcAGTAGactattaagttttttttaatttataatttgaaaattttaaatgtcaattataAACGTAAAAGCGAGTCAGTCAATAGTATTTTCATGTTCattataatagttaaattaaaaaaaagatcctTTATGTATCCATATATTTTCCCTAACATTATTAGGCACATACTTCATTCACAACTCTCAttcgctatttttttttttttaatttaagtcaaaaaataatacttacgaATAGATTGAaacattctaaaaatattttaaaataaacttcgcGTGATCCGTTCCATTCGTACTCCAGCATCAGGTCTCTGTGCTCCCCCATAGCTAAACAGCATCGACATTCACCGTACTTTGTACTATCATCACTTTCattcataattgtatttttatttaaaagtaaataaataaaatctagtctaaataaatgcaattttatatTGAGGAAACGTCACTTTTGACAAACTAGGGTTGGAAATCTATCGATATAAGTGTATACTTTTTGTTTGATATAGTAAAGTAGGTacctagtaatataatatatcagcataaaatcgatttatttaatgaatattatttttttttggactCATGAAAGCGCCCACCTCAAATATATACACGTCCTATGGTGCTTAGTGATCTTGTCGAATGTACTGGCtggtaattattaaaacaaaaaaataagtataacttCTAAGCACATAAATGAATTTCGTTAAGTTTGTTACATATTGGTCTCCCCTcacattattgttaaaaaacaactaaaaataacctcataattatttatctataaaatatgtgCTTTCGAAatctatattgtattttttttaatccttcAGCTGCGACTACAATGTACAGATACATACTgccttgttatttttataatgccgTTAATGACATTGATCGATTTTCAATTTTGATAGCAGAGGTACCAATAAGAAAAAGATTCTCTATCGACATATATGCGTATATTTATATCTTgattagttttgaaaataacttATGGTCTTATCATCAATAAAGTTacagatttacatttttaatgcgTTTTATGATCATAACTAATAATTGAACTTGGGCAGATAACGGCATTATAGGTATACCACGGCACTCACACCACCACACAACCACATTTAGTACTGCTACTAAATGTGGTTTTGTTTCCCATGTATATTATCTATCCCATGTATATATCATCCGACCATTTATCCGATTgtgatgaaaatttaaatagctGTTCTGCGAAAACCCAAGACGAAAAACGAACTGTGTGTTTATGTAGTTTAGTAATCATTTAACGAAATCCTTTTTCAGCAGACAAGCAGGTATGTAACAAAATAGGTATACCCCCATACGGCTAATAAAACAAGTGGGGGCACTTGTTTTATGAGCCGTAAAATTAgaataaaggaaataaaaaaaaataccttgtaTTATCGGAATGGTTTATCTAATCttccaaaatataaatataataaataatgtatgatTATTTTTCTGCTATTAAgtagacattttatttaattaaatttattttattcatcttaTGAAAAATTACagtcaaatacattttaaactcGACTAgattaatactttttacttggctttgtgcaagcccgtctgagtaggtacaacccactcatcagttaatctaccgccaaataacagtactcagtattgttgtgttccggtttgaagggtgagtgagccagtgtaagtacagggacaagggacataacatcttagctcccaaggttggtggcacattgacgacgtaaggaatagttaatatttcttatagcgtcattgtctatgggtgatggtgaccacttaccatcaggtggcctatatgctcgtccgccaacctatacaataaaaaaaaaacaatattaggtaAAGATATATTAACGCATAGTATTCTACGCGGTAGTATTGGCAGTACAGCGCGCACAAAATAGCCTAACTCCGCGCCAATGTATACCAGAACTATTTACAAGCATCTATGTCGCTTTAGTTTAAGAACGactaaaaaaaactcattttgTCACCCATTTTCAACTTTAACGGCTTGATAttgtttatggtatagattTTGCTGATGAGTTTATTGACCAACTGATGGTAacccaccacccatagacaatcacgctttaagaaacattaaccattccttacgtcaCCAATCCGCCagcaacctagggaactaagatgttatatcgcTGCCTGTAGTTACCAGAGATGTAACGGAGCTTCGATTCCGGTTCCGTTAAGTCGGAACTTCCGATTATGATTACACTTTCGGTTCCGACTTCGGTTCCGATATTTTTGTATCGGATGTTAATCGGAGGTCGAACGAAAAAAAACGGGCGGCGCGCGACGGCCTGTGACGAACAGGTTCATACATGTCGCGCGGGGAATACCCCGACCCCCACTACGTGCACATTCAGTcagtcaattattttttcacttgttattatttgttacgCCCACGACACGTTTATAGGTTATAgataattgttttgatttttgcggcttattatcaataaaagtgATCTGTTTTTGTGTGGTATAATGAAACCTAAATCCAGTTGTATTTGGAACTACTTCAATGAAGTTAATTCAGATTCGGccggtttaacgaattttgccgatgcttcatctaagttgtgtcgtaacacactacaaaaattgtaatgtaatgAACCGAGGACGTAAAATTTAACACTTAATGATAATTAGTTATATCAGTGTTGATATTAGTGAAAAAATTAAGCCGCCCCCACAAGGCGCTTGTCATTTTCATGAGCTCGCATATGTTCCCTCAACGTGTAACTCCTGGCGTAGGACTTACAACAAATACTACAGGAGTAAGGCCGTTCGCCCGTATGTTTCGACATGTGTTTTTTCAACCCGTGATTCGTTATAAACGCCATACCACATTCCGCGCACTTCTTATTTTTATGACCGTGTGTTTGACGTATGTGTGTTGCCAGATAATGCTTAATATTATACTCCCTACTACACATGGGGCACTTAAATTTATGTGTAATGTTATGAACTTCGGACATATGTTTTACCCTGTCATTATAATGTTTCATTGGTTCAAAGCATATCTGACATTTAATGACGCGCTTCGAATGAGCGCTTTCCATGTGATTTGCTTTTGACGTTTTCGTCTTTAAAACCTTACCGCATTCGTTACAGGGGTATGAACCGTTTTCGTGCGTGCGTTTATGAACCTTAAGACGTTTTGTATTAAGGAATGATTTCCCGCAAACATCGCATATGCAATTCGCGTAATGTTCGTTTAAATGCGTCGTCAGTGTCCTAAAGACGTGAAACTCGCGTTTACATATGTGACAAGTATACGGACTAGCGTTCACTTTATAATCTGCTATGCATTCTTTGTAAATAAGCTTATTGTGCTTTTCAACGAAATGCCGCTTCATCGTTTCGACATCTGTCAAATTCAAATGACAGTTGCGGCATTCCAAATTCGAAATGTCAATTTGAAGGGAACGCGGGtagcgttttattttttttaattccgttTCGATGTCCGTATGAAATTGGAGGTTGTGGTTTCTCAACGAATCGATTTCCATGAAGTCTTGAGAACAAAAGAAACATTGAAACCAGCTCTTGTGATGTCGGAAAGGGCAAGCCGTCGTTTCTCGTAGTACTGTACCACAGGTTAAAATAACTCGCTTGCGTTCGGATACTTGTTTGATATTCTTTATCATTTTACCGGCATCTTGTTCtagaatagaaattaaaaataaaaaagttttaatagttaaaatatcaacctatttttttatgataaatgataaaaataatataattataataacaaaacatacCAATGAGACATCATATCTTTAATGcctcaaaaataataaaaataaaaacacataattaagtaacaaatcttttaatttgtaatatagcaGACAGCAGTGCCAATTtgataaacttatatattttatataaagcagtatcagaatcaaaatatctagtttttttttatttgttcatcAAATAATTTAACCACAAACCctaaaaaatttcaatataatatgtataaacattacatacttattgatatgatatacttcaatatatgtataagtaaattacctttttttatattttcaactctATCgtcatattgttttaatatattttccttcaatGCACAATTATCATAACACTCTGAATCGGAGTTCGCAAAACCATTCTCGCAGAGAGCATTTTTGATCTTAGCAATTGGTGTATCAGAGTCATATTCACTATCagacttaatattttttctcacCATTTCTTTACTATGCATATCTTcatgtaatgttttattatttttgttgggATTTGATTTTGCATCATCTGTAATGAGGTTATATAAGTCAATAAtgtgtttactaaaacatattgCACATTAATGATAGATCACAAAGTCAAAAATCACTACTTAAATGACTTCCTTTGATTAACTAGAAAATAAGCTACTCTACTGGAAAGGAacacctcggacctgagaagGATCAGAGAAAGAAAATCAACAGGACTctccttttttttataattctactaACAACTGCATCTATTTaccatgtaattttattttatatgtatgaaaaaGCCTGGAGGTGATCATTTCAGATCCTTTTTTAATATGGAGAGCCATTCAGGTTATTCATTGCATTAATTAGAAACTTCTTTTAGGGATAAACATGAGTCATCAAATTCACTTTTGATATTTGGTTTTCCatgtttgtattataaagttataaataaataataagaatataaccTTTTCTGCTCTCCTGGTATTGTGAAAAGCATCTATCAGCATGTACGACTTGTTTGTGAAATTTTGAAGTACTTCTGAGTTGATTCACACAAATCTCACATACAAGCTTACTTGAGCCCATCTCATTTATATGTGATagctaaaaaaaaactaatctgACACAAAACTGTtgcaaaactttttaattaattggaataatgagtctaattaaaaaatttttacAGAATATTAGTATTctgtaaatttttgtttttgttatactaTTCATACATTTCACTCTTAAGTTAAATTAGTAAATACTTACATTGATTCCTAGGCAGTTACGAAGTATTTCAGCAAATACTTCCTTGATTCCAGTGTCTGATAAGTATACTGCTGTTAAATCCCATGTACCATTAGCCGAAAGACAACATCTGCACACGTGAGGCTGTGAAATCCAGTCCGAAATATCATCTAAAGCCATTGTAgttgttgtatatttgtttaaataaagttaaaaataataactaagaataactgaatatatttttttctatggcTTATTGTAAGTCAGCGCAGAATATTATGTCAATaagaactaataaaaaaaacaaaacaagctGATAATAAACTGACTGACAGATCGATGTCACAGATGACAGATGTATGACACAAAGAGTATATAAAGTAAGAGTCGGCACTTAGAACACTAGTCCCGAGCTCacgcacacacatatataaacaGCATGGGAAGCACTACCAACATACTCGAACTAAAGTACTGCCAACCCAACCATTTTTTTGACAACTGTAGGGAGGTGGTAGTGTCGACAATAAATGTATCGATATTGATAAAATAGTGATGTGCTTTAATTGTCGATAAAATAGATCATGTATCTTTCATTTTAGTtttggatttaaataaataaaaacacaaacttTTAACTCAAAATGTATTTGGTATGACAAACCGTGAAATTAtcacgttaatttttttaataaacttgatACTACAACTATTTgtagatagatatatatgtcACTCATTGTAAAAGTGGTGTAACTccagattttaaaaaaatgtattttttgttggaTTAAATCACATTTATTAATACCTGTCACTATAAAAGTCAAACAACTCCATAGTATCTACCATAGtgcaatagatggcgctacttGTTTTTATAGGGAACAATGGCggcaaaatattcattataaaagtgAAGTAAATCACATGTCACTTTAATAGTGAAGTAAGTACGTTGATTCACTTCTACTGTAACACGTTATatcgaaaaaatattcaaaaaaattgttttggttGCTTATCATGATGAACAcaaatgattttgatgattctgGGTCTGAATATCAGCCCAATTCCGAAGAAAGTAATTCTGAATCTGGTAAGTTTTAATTCATTGTTTTTCTACCCACAAAAAATTATTgactttaatttcttttttcctgttccattattttgttttctgatTTTATTAGTGTATTGCGTGACATGTCTAAACTAAACTTTTGTATTTCACACTTGTTTTAGATACACATATAgacaataatgataattttaatgaagaaaAAACCCAACCAAATCTTCAACTTGAACCTGGGCCATCTAGATCTAGGAAAAGGTCACTTAACATAGAAAATTGGGCAGTTAATAAAAGAAAGATGCTACGTAACAGTGGAAAACATTATTTGACAAAAACCGGTGTAAGAATAAATGAAAAGAAGTTCGAAAATGTTGACTGCGGGTGTCCTAAAAAATGTTCTACACTATTTACCGTAAATGAAAGGCAAAGTATATTTGACTCATTTtggaatttaaatgattttacttTGCAAAATTCATATCTATATGCATTGATTCAGAAAACTACAGTAAACAGAAAACGCCCAAAAGATCAATCACGTGCAGGGAAAAATGTGACctttcagtattttttaaagtctaGTAACAAAACACAGTTAgtgtgtaagaaatatttcctAAAAACGTTTCAAATTAGTGATGGGAGGTTGTATCGCTGTATTTCGAAAGATGATGTCTCTCAATGTAAGGATAAGCGTGGTACAACTAGTTCGCGAAAACTTGATGATTCCGATATCGTTGCCCATattcaaagttttatttatttatttatttatttatttatacttcattgtacaccacatgttacacattataatatgttacaatattatatataatattgtagagtacaacgggcggtcttatggctaagtagccatttcttccagacaacccaataaggagagaggttgtatgaaagttgggtaggtggtgctaagtcggtaatatacatatattgcatacaaatatctacatgtaaatactcatacaatgtacatataatatatatatacatacatatacccatacattcatatatgtacatacacatacatacatatatatacatacacatacatacacatacatacacatacacacacacatatacatatgtaaacatatacatatcaatattatagactaataaataattataactaaactaataaataagcacTAATATAAATCGTCTCTATGCAGATTCAAGATAAAACTTCTTTagggaatttttgaaaattaatagtgttttggatttttttatatttaatggtaaattattCCACAACTTAATTGCCTGAACGGTAAAAGAGTCACtgtagaattttgttttatgtaccgGTATTTTGAGTGTAAGACTCCGGGAAGATCTCAAAAGAGAAGGATCGCCTTGAAATTGAAACTTCTCCTTTAAATAAGAAGGagcccttaaattaaataacccaCAGTACAGAAAAGACAAAATATGCAAGTTCCGGCGAAAGCGaatagggagccacttgagcttcgaacgaaatacagaaatgtggtcatatttgcgaaggcAGAATATGAACCGGATGGCGAGattttgaagtcgctcaagCTTATTGAGTTGGTCCTCGGTCAGATTAGTATAGCTTGCATCGGCATAATCAAGAATAGGTAAAAGGAGAGAAtttgctaacataattttggtaggaattggtagAAGGGATCGAAGCCGTCGTAGCGAGTTCAGTGAAGCGTAGGTTCTTCTGCTCAGTTCTTTTAAGTGATCTGACCAAGATAATGTTTGATCTAAATACACCCCTAGATTTTTCACAACGGAACAGTAAGGTAAACATGTACCATTGTACTCAACAGACGGTATATCAGCGTAATTAACCTTAGAGACCATGCCCGGACTACCAATAATGATGACATGTGATTTCCCGGGGTTTATAGCAAGTCCGTACAGTTTACTCCATTGGTGAATTTTCTGTAAGTCGTAATTCATGCCCTCAATCGCAATGTGAAGATTTTCAAGCGTAGTGTGgcgataaatttgaatatcatctgcatacatatggtaggAGGAAGAAATATATTGGGAaatggaattaatgaaaatagcaaAGAGCAAGGGAGATAAGACGCCACCTTGAGGTACCCCTGCCTGGACATTACACCATGAGGAAAACGTCTCATTAAGGCGTATACGTTGTCGACGGCCTTTGAGGTAACTCAGAAACCACTCAAtcactgatggagatatgttaaaggAGCTTAACAAActcagtaaaacatcgtgatcaaCGCAGTTAAATGCGTTGCTAAAATctaaaagtgttaaaatagTGAGTTGTTTGTTGTCCATGGCTAACCGAATATCGTCAGTAACTTTAATGAGAGCAGAGACCGTACTATGACCTGCACGGAAGCCGGATTGTAAAGGATTAAGAAGTGAGTGTTGATTAAGGAAGAGGTTTAATTGGTGGAATACTAGCTTTTCAAGGACTTTAGATAGGAATGGTAGGATGGAAATCGGTCGGAAATCACAATAGTTGGTTGCATTCGACTTTTTCGGGATTGGGATAATAAGGGCATTTTTCCATGTGTCCGGGAATTTATTACAGGTGATGGAGTAATTAAGAATATGGACTAAGATATGGATAATAATATCTAGGATGGGTATGATCATGTTACGGCTTATGCAGTCAGTACCAACGGCATTCGAGGACACAGACAGTATGTTccttttaacatcacattcagtgaaAGAGGAGAAGGTAAACGGAGGGAAGTTAGAAGTTGGtaatgatgaaagaaaattcaGCGTAGAATCTTTATCAAAATTTGCTGTTGTAGAAGAGGAGGAGAAATGTTTAATCAAGAGTTCGGTATCTATATTTATCGGGGTATTACGAGATTTACCAACTCCAAGTTTTTCAAGAAGTTTTCCTGCTTATCAAAGCCATTATACACGAAAAAATAATCCcaacagaaaatatttaaatcctgGACTAACTATACGTAAGATGTATGatctttataaagaaaaatgtcaGACTGAAATGATTGAAcctaagaaattaaaatattatatgaaaatatttaacaccAAGTTTAATCTCCATTTTAAAACACCGCGACAAGACACATGCAAGACTTGTGACgacttaaatttgaaaatacaagGAACCGATgatgaaaatattaagaaacaGCTTAAGATTCAAATAGAACTTCATCAACGAAAAGCAGAATCAGCTAGAGAAAACCTTCAGATAGATTCGAAAAAGTTGATGAAGCATACATTCTTACTTTTGATCTACAGAAAGCTTTAGCCTACCCGAAATTAAGTACCTCAGTAGCATACTATACaagaaatctttatttatacaattttggaatacattgttttaataataatacagcatACATGAATGTTTGGGATGAAGGTGGGAGAGGTTCTCAAGATATTGCTGTATGTCTgactaaacatttaaaaagacatGCGGCACTACATAAGCACGTTATAATGTATTCAGATTCTTGTACAGGACAAAATAGGAACATCAAGACAACCCTTTCTCTTATAAAACTTGTACAAGATTCTGATACTAATATTGACACGATAGACCACAAGTTTTTGGTTTCAGGACATTCATACCTTCCCAATAACGGAGAATTTGGAATAATAGAAAGTGCTAGCCGCCGTTATGGACAAATTTATGGCCCAAACCAGTggatcgaaataataaaaacagcaaAACGCAAGGAACCTTACTTTGTTGTTACAGAAATGAAAAATCCTGGATTTTTAAGCACTGCTGCCCTAGAAAAAGCTATtactaatagaaaaaaaacaacttgTGGCTACAAGTTCAACTGGCTTAATATTAGATGGCtaagatttgaaaaaaattagtGTCCGACCGAAACTGGTTTTCCGGCCGAAACCGAAACCGAAACCGAATGTTCGGCCGTGGCTTCAGTTTCGGCCGAAACCGAAACCGAAACCGAAACTCACATGGTCAagtataaaatttcttaaaatactgAAATTTGGTgttttttaccattattttgcATTAATTAGGGCATGAAGTGGAAACACAGTATATTAATTCagttttttgtattgtaatcatttatttaatataatattaaaaaatcttaataacatttttaatactttttcaaaGTAAGTTCTCATAGCAAAATTGTATGTCAgttgacaatataaatataatcaaataagtaATTGTTACTGTTTCACTAAATACTAAGTTTTGAGATCTTTCTATTTAATACTTTGGATTGTACTTAGAATAATCATCAGTCTTTTTAGGTACCTCTTATAggcctaaaaataataataactaaaattagttttacACTCAGTTTCAgtctcaacaaaaaaataatcaaaaatcacATATTTTAAGATAAGATAACAAAGATACTTAACTAGATCACAATTAACAGGACAGTTATacttaggtatatttaaaattaagtaactcACTATTAAACTATAGTAAACagttaaattgaaaacaattaaaaaatcaaatataaaaacttcttaataTAGGGTTGTTTTTTGGATTTTCGTATTATTAATACTCATAATTGAAAAGTCTTATATTGTACGCCATGAAAAGCAGTTTTTCTACATTTTCGCCATGTAAATTATTGCGACGATCCGAGTATATTTGGCCAGCTGCACTGAATAACTGCTCGCTCGGGACGCTGGTAGGTGGAGctgaaagatattttaaaacagcACTTCTCAATATAGGATATGGACTGCAGTTCCAATAACTATATATGTCAGCATTACGTTGTAATAATGGCTCCGATAGGTAAGACTGAATCTTTTCTTTTAGAAAGTGTTTTGTGCCTTCTTCAGATTCTGTGGTCTCTGTTTGACTAGACGTATTATCGTGCACATCCCAAAGACTTTCTTTTTCTTGCTGTATGCTGTGAGCTTGCGGGACGCATGTTGAAGTTGAAGCCACAGAATCATTGGCGTTATCATTATCAGTGGTGCGGGATGATTTTTTGTTGCCTTCAGACTCGGTCAAGAAAGATATTAGCTCTGTAACAGCAATGTCTACTTCATTGGAATTGAGGTACTTAGACTTAAACCTTGGATCCAATAGTGTAGCTACCATCAACGAAGGGAGTTTTTTCACTGATGAAAATCTATTGTTCATGGACTCGTATAGTGAATTTTTCATCTTGGTCATCATTTCGTTGTCACTTTCATAGCGAACTTGCAATTTCCGGTTTAATAACGATATCAAAGGTATGACAATCGAAATGCATGCATTATCAAATGATAACTCAAGGGTggcttcataaaaaaatgacaatacGGATGTGAGGTTCTTTGCAATGACCCATTCATTTGATTGAAGAGAATCAATCTTACCATGTTCAACAGAGTATAAGTTTACCGCATTTTTTTGTTCCAAAAGTCGTTGCAGCATCAAATAGGTGCTGTTCCACCTCACATCAATGTCTTGCACCAAAGCATGCTCTGGCAATCCACATTGCTTTTGACAGTCTTTCAATTTCCTGGTTGCTGGCTCACTGTGATGGAAATGGCCGACGATTTTCCTACATTTCTTTAGGAGGTCTTTTATTTCGTTTTCTGAAAATAGCGCTTGTTTTATTACGAGCTGTAGAGTATGTGCGACACATCCTACAGATTCATATTGATCACGCATCGCGCGAACCATATTAGCGGCATTATCACGTAGGACTAGAAAAATCTTGCCTTGCAAACCCCATTCGTTTACCATACTTGTAAATTTTTCTTCGATATATTGACTGGTGTGGTCTTGTTCTAGAACACATGCACCTAAAATCACTTTAAGACGTTTATCATTAACGATGAAATGAGCTGTGAAGCTAAGAAGTGAACATGTTTTACTCGCGTTGGTCCAAATGTCTGTAGTAGCACTTGCCCACTTACTCTGTGCCATTAACTCCTGtacttttgatttgattctgTCATATGTTTGGGGCATTAGAGAAgtcctaaaatatttttcagattttAAGCGATATTTGCGAGTTCCTTGAGGGTCCCATAAATTAAGACGGCGGAATGCTTCACCTCCCACCAAACTATAAGGCAACATGTCCACGATAATCAGATCCATTATAGTTTTGTCAATCCTTTTTGTAATTTCATGATCATCAGGCCATAGTGCAACTTTAGGTTTAGAAGTCAAACTTAAGATAGTTGACTGTACAAGAGTTGACTGATCTGCGCTCGATTTTTTCAACGATGCACTCGAGTCTGTTcgtttcaattttgcttcactTTTGTAATCATTCAATTCTGAGACACGTTTTTGTACTTGCCTGTATTCATGGTcatgaaattttgataaatgcaACTTCAGTCCATgtgatgtttgtttttttgctTCGTGGCTTCCTAATGAATAGCACTTGTTACATATCTTGCAAACAGCTTTTGATGTATCACTGATACTTTTATCAAAGTACTGCCAAAtcggattttttattttttctcgttGTGACATTTTACtctgaaacaattaaaaataaaaccgtaaCAATAACAATCGGACAATAGGTCATCGGAATGAAAAACAAATCTCGAATAAGATTacctataaaatgtaatttatgaaattaaacacttcacattttttatttacttacttacaatttcttttttacatGTGGCTTCATTtgttaataacaacaaaacagttattgactcaatatttattcaatatttaattaaatattatttaattaactatataaatcattcaagtacagaaacaaaacaaaaacttacatGTTATCAGTTCCATCAAAACATAACCTCCAAATAATGTTTCCGTCGGACGCACACGCACTGACTAAGTTTTATTGCATTACTACGGAGCTATCCGAACGGCACACGACGATTCCCGAACAGAGCCGACGGCTT from Vanessa cardui chromosome 28, ilVanCard2.1, whole genome shotgun sequence encodes the following:
- the LOC124541410 gene encoding zinc finger protein ZFP2-like yields the protein MALDDISDWISQPHVCRCCLSANGTWDLTAVYLSDTGIKEVFAEILRNCLGINLSHINEMGSSKLVCEICVNQLRSTSKFHKQVVHADRCFSQYQESRKDDAKSNPNKNNKTLHEDMHSKEMVRKNIKSDSEYDSDTPIAKIKNALCENGFANSDSECYDNCALKENILKQYDDRVENIKKEQDAGKMIKNIKQVSERKRVILTCGTVLRETTACPFRHHKSWFQCFFCSQDFMEIDSLRNHNLQFHTDIETELKKIKRYPRSLQIDISNLECRNCHLNLTDVETMKRHFVEKHNKLIYKECIADYKVNASPYTCHICKREFHVFRTLTTHLNEHYANCICDVCGKSFLNTKRLKVHKRTHENGSYPCNECGKVLKTKTSKANHMESAHSKRVIKCQICFEPMKHYNDRVKHMSEVHNITHKFKCPMCSREYNIKHYLATHIRQTHGHKNKKCAECGMAFITNHGLKKHMSKHTGERPYSCSICCKSYARSYTLREHMRAHENDKRLVGAA
- the LOC124541585 gene encoding zinc finger BED domain-containing protein 4-like, with product MSQREKIKNPIWQYFDKSISDTSKAVCKICNKCYSLGSHEAKKQTSHGLKLHLSKFHDHEYRQVQKRVSELNDYKSEAKLKRTDSSASLKKSSADQSTLVQSTILSLTSKPKVALWPDDHEITKRIDKTIMDLIIVDMLPYSLVGGEAFRRLNLWDPQGTRKYRLKSEKYFRTSLMPQTYDRIKSKVQELMAQSKWASATTDIWTNASKTCSLLSFTAHFIVNDKRLKVILGACVLEQDHTSQYIEEKFTSMVNEWGLQGKIFLVLRDNAANMVRAMRDQYESVGCVAHTLQLVIKQALFSENEIKDLLKKCRKIVGHFHHSEPATRKLKDCQKQCGLPEHALVQDIDVRWNSTYLMLQRLLEQKNAVNLYSVEHGKIDSLQSNEWVIAKNLTSVLSFFYEATLELSFDNACISIVIPLISLLNRKLQVRYESDNEMMTKMKNSLYESMNNRFSSVKKLPSLMVATLLDPRFKSKYLNSNEVDIAVTELISFLTESEGNKKSSRTTDNDNANDSVASTSTCVPQAHSIQQEKESLWDVHDNTSSQTETTESEEGTKHFLKEKIQSYLSEPLLQRNADIYSYWNCSPYPILRSAVLKYLSAPPTSVPSEQLFSAAGQIYSDRRNNLHGENVEKLLFMAYNIRLFNYEY